From a region of the Arachis ipaensis cultivar K30076 chromosome B09, Araip1.1, whole genome shotgun sequence genome:
- the LOC107615597 gene encoding uncharacterized protein LOC107615597, protein MSLEEKAIKPTEHHKRPSKEKLEEPKQGNNPAQREDLMEKEVLKPYVPQAPYPQRLKGGDKEKKYSRFLEIFKSLHINIPFIEVLQQIPSYIKFMKELLTKKNPLKGGQTVVITKECSALIQKDLPTKKKDLGSFHFPCAIGDMMIDRWFCDLGASINLMPLSLMRKQKINELKPTKIILQLADKTYK, encoded by the coding sequence ATGTCCTTGGAAGAAAAAGCTATCAAGCCAACAGAGCACCACAAAAGGCCCTCAAAGGAGAAACTGGAAGAGCCAAAACAAGGAAATAACCCTGCACAGAGGGAGGATCTAATGGAGAAGGAAGTCTTGAAACCTTACGTGCCACAAGCACCATATCCTCAAAGACTTAAGGGTGGTGACAAAGAGAAGAAGTACTCTAGGTTTCTAGAGATATTCAAATCTCTGCATATCAACATCCCCTTCATTGAAGTCCTCCAACAAATTCCTTCATATATCAAATTCATGAAAGAGTTGCTGACCAAGAAGAATCCCTTGAAAGGTGGACAGACAGTAGTGATAACTAAAGAGTGCAGTGCCCTTATCCAGAAGGACTTACCTACAAAGAAGAAGGACCTAGGGAGCTTCCATTTCCCTTGTGCTATAGGGGATATGATGATTGACAGATGGTTTTGTGATCTTGGAGCGAGTATAAACTTGATGCCCCTGTCTCTCATGAGGAAGCAGAAAATTAATGAGTTGAAACCCACAAAAATAATCCTTCAGTTGGCTGACAAGACCTACAAATAA